In the Armatimonadota bacterium genome, GCTCACCCGCACCACGCCCGCGGTCGGCACCAGGAGGGCGTTGAAGTGCTTCGCCAGGGTTGACTTGCCGGAGCCGTTGCCGCCCACGATGCCCACGTACTCGCCCCGGCGAATCACGCACGACAGGCCGTCGAGGGCGACGACGGCCTGGGGGGTCTCGGGATGGTAGACGTACCGGAGGTCGGTGGCCTCGAGCAGCAGCTCGCCCACGCGCGGGGCTACTTCACGAGCTCGACCAGCGCCATCTCCGCGCCGTCGCCCCGCCGGGGCCCCAGCTTGACCACCCGCGTATACCCGCCGCGACCGGCCTGATAGCGGGGCACGATCTCGCGAAACAGCCGCTTGAGGACCTTGGGGTCGGTGAGGAAGCGCCGGACCTGGCGCCGGGCGTGCACGTCGTTGGCCAGGGCCGTGGCGATCAGGCTATCGGCGATCTTCTTGGTCTCCTTGGCGCGGGCGTCGGTGGTGCGGATCCGCTCGTGCAGGATCAACCCGCCCACCAGGTCCCGGAACAGCGCCCGACGCTCCCCGGTATCGCGCCCCAGCTTGCGCCGTTTGGCTCCCAACCCCATCGCCCGTCGCCCCCTACGGCTGCTCCGGCTGGCGCAGGCTCAGACCGTGCGCCGCCAGCTTCTCCTTGACCTCGTCCAGCGACTTGCGCCCGAAGTTCTTGACCGCCACGATCTCGTCCTCGGTCTTCTTCACCAGGTCGCCCACCGTGTGGATGCCGGCGCGCTTGAGGCAGTTGTAGGGGCGCACCGACAGGTCGAGCTCCTCGATGGGCATGGCCAGCAGCCGGGCCCGCTCGGGATCCTCGGGGCCCCCGAAGGGCGCGCCGGCGCCGGTCTCGTCGGCGATGGCGGCGAACAGCCGGAAGTGGTCGATGAGGATCCGGCTCGCCTCCTGCAGCGCTTCCTCGGGCCGCACCGACCCATCGGTCCAGATCTCGAGCACCAGGCGGTCCAGGTCGGTGGCGTGCCCCACCCGCGTGTCCTCCACCACGTAGTTCACCTTGCGGACCGGCGAGAAGATGGAGTCCACGGGGATGACGCCGATGACGTGCTCGCTCCGGCGATGGCGCTCGGCGGGGACGTAGCCCTTGCCCCGCTCCACCACGATCTCCATGGCCAGCCGGGCGTCCCGGCGGTCCAGCGTCGCCAGGTGCAGCCCGGGATTGACGATCTCCACCTCGGGATCGGGCTGGATGTCCGCTGCCGTGACGTCCCGCTTGCCGTGCACGTCGAGGCGCAGGAGCTTGGGCTTGTCGGTGTACAGCCGCAGCGTGAGCTCCTTCAGGTTGAGGATGATCTGCGTCACGTCCTCGACCACGCCCGGAATGGTGGAGAACTCGTGCAGCACCCCGTCGATCTTGACCGACGTGACCGCCGCGCCCGAGATGGACGACAGGAGCACGCGGCGCAACGCGTTGCCCACCGTCACGCCGAACCCCCGGTCGAGCGGTTCCACCACGAACTTCCCGTAGGTATCCGAGAGCTCGGCGTACTCGACCTTGGGGGTCGGTGCCTCCCACAGCGTACCCACACTCATGATCTCCAGACCTCCCGATCGGCCACCCGACCCACCAGCAGCCGCCCGTCCGTGCGCCGCGGGGCGCCAGCGGGCGCGCCGCAGCGGTGCGGGCGACGGTCAGCGCGAGTAGTACTCCACGATCAACTGCTCCTGCACCGGCACGTCGATCTCTTCCCGGGCCGGCAGGGCCAGCACGCGCCCCGTCAGGCGCGCGGGATCGAACTCCAGCCACGACGGCGGTCGGCGACCGGGCAGGGACGCCAGCTCCTTCATGCGCGGGGGCATGGCCGCCGGCGCGCT is a window encoding:
- the rplQ gene encoding 50S ribosomal protein L17 → MGLGAKRRKLGRDTGERRALFRDLVGGLILHERIRTTDARAKETKKIADSLIATALANDVHARRQVRRFLTDPKVLKRLFREIVPRYQAGRGGYTRVVKLGPRRGDGAEMALVELVK
- a CDS encoding DNA-directed RNA polymerase subunit alpha yields the protein MSVGTLWEAPTPKVEYAELSDTYGKFVVEPLDRGFGVTVGNALRRVLLSSISGAAVTSVKIDGVLHEFSTIPGVVEDVTQIILNLKELTLRLYTDKPKLLRLDVHGKRDVTAADIQPDPEVEIVNPGLHLATLDRRDARLAMEIVVERGKGYVPAERHRRSEHVIGVIPVDSIFSPVRKVNYVVEDTRVGHATDLDRLVLEIWTDGSVRPEEALQEASRILIDHFRLFAAIADETGAGAPFGGPEDPERARLLAMPIEELDLSVRPYNCLKRAGIHTVGDLVKKTEDEIVAVKNFGRKSLDEVKEKLAAHGLSLRQPEQP